From the Elusimicrobiota bacterium genome, one window contains:
- a CDS encoding glycosyltransferase family 39 protein has product MTGVPVDARARAGAWAGLLAILLLAAFLRLDGASFGLPAVFNADEPHHVNVAVSFARGSLNPGVFKYPTLWMYVLFAAYGVSFALWSGFGLLRSAADFGGLFVWHPEGFYLLGRLLAAACSLAGLGLVLRSGERLLGRRGGLLAAALLAVSPALVVSAHAAKPDSLMFLLSAAAWLCAVRHYDDGGEAPLMLCGVFAGLAASTQYTAAPLAALVPAAAFARALDGGSPRPAREANALRAAVTLSAKALGCWFLGFLGGSPFIALDGRAFLRDVRDQGTVVGAGGPVGWAVLGNAAAFAGPWAVGGPLLAGGALLLLLRERAKALLLLGPCVVLLVPLALSPEGGWQRYQLSVFPAYALAAAFFVERVLAALPARAPLFPLALLALALPGAAQCRAFDRELVLPDTRSLAADWLERERPGAAVLTDQEHASPPLRMSREQVAELLERTRAEGHPRARYYELMLRSHPGGGRRVLRILRSGADLRSGTWHAGWSARGRAVLDVREGLSAARAAGVEVVALSSSGADPARSPELAAFFAALEQEGRPLAVFMPAPGERRGPVIRILDIRRRKR; this is encoded by the coding sequence ATGACGGGCGTTCCTGTAGACGCGCGCGCGCGCGCGGGCGCATGGGCCGGGCTCCTGGCGATCCTCCTGCTCGCCGCTTTCCTGCGCCTCGACGGCGCCTCCTTCGGGCTGCCGGCGGTCTTCAATGCCGACGAGCCCCATCACGTCAACGTCGCCGTCTCCTTCGCGCGCGGCTCGCTGAACCCCGGCGTCTTCAAGTATCCGACCCTCTGGATGTACGTCCTCTTCGCCGCCTACGGGGTCTCTTTCGCTCTCTGGTCGGGGTTCGGGCTCCTGCGCTCGGCCGCCGACTTCGGAGGGCTCTTCGTCTGGCATCCCGAGGGCTTCTATCTGCTCGGCCGCCTCCTCGCGGCGGCCTGCTCGCTCGCCGGACTCGGGCTCGTCCTGCGGTCCGGGGAGCGCCTCCTGGGGCGGCGCGGCGGCCTCCTGGCCGCGGCGCTGCTGGCGGTCTCGCCCGCGCTCGTCGTCTCGGCGCATGCCGCCAAGCCCGACTCGCTCATGTTCCTGCTCTCCGCGGCGGCCTGGCTCTGCGCGGTGCGCCACTACGACGACGGGGGGGAGGCGCCGCTCATGCTCTGCGGGGTCTTCGCCGGCCTCGCCGCCTCGACGCAGTACACGGCGGCCCCGCTCGCGGCCCTCGTCCCCGCGGCCGCCTTCGCCCGCGCGCTGGACGGCGGCTCCCCGCGCCCTGCGCGCGAGGCGAACGCCCTGCGCGCCGCGGTCACGCTCTCGGCGAAGGCGCTGGGCTGCTGGTTCCTCGGCTTCCTCGGCGGCTCGCCTTTCATCGCGCTCGATGGGCGGGCTTTCCTGCGCGACGTGCGCGACCAGGGCACGGTGGTCGGCGCCGGCGGGCCGGTCGGCTGGGCGGTGCTCGGCAACGCCGCGGCTTTCGCCGGTCCCTGGGCCGTCGGCGGGCCCCTGCTGGCGGGCGGGGCGCTGCTCCTTCTTCTGCGCGAGCGCGCCAAGGCCCTCCTGCTGCTCGGGCCCTGCGTCGTCCTGCTCGTCCCGCTCGCGCTCTCGCCGGAGGGCGGCTGGCAGCGCTACCAGCTCTCGGTCTTTCCGGCCTATGCGCTCGCGGCCGCGTTCTTCGTCGAGCGCGTCCTCGCGGCGCTGCCCGCCCGCGCCCCGCTCTTCCCGCTCGCGCTGCTCGCGCTCGCCCTCCCGGGCGCCGCGCAGTGCCGTGCGTTCGACCGCGAGCTCGTCCTGCCCGACACGCGGAGCCTCGCCGCGGACTGGCTCGAGCGCGAGCGGCCCGGCGCGGCGGTCCTCACCGACCAGGAACACGCCTCTCCTCCCCTGCGCATGTCGCGCGAGCAGGTCGCCGAGCTCCTCGAGCGGACCCGCGCCGAGGGCCATCCCCGCGCGCGCTACTACGAGCTCATGCTGCGCTCGCACCCCGGCGGCGGACGGCGCGTGCTGCGCATCCTGCGCAGCGGCGCCGACCTGCGCTCCGGGACCTGGCACGCCGGGTGGTCGGCCCGCGGACGCGCCGTGCTCGACGTGCGCGAGGGTCTCTCCGCCGCGCGCGCCGCCGGCGTCGAGGTCGTCGCCCTGAGCTCCTCGGGCGCGGACCCCGCGCGCTCCCCCGAGCTCGCCGCCTTTTTCGCCGCTCTCGAGCAGGAGGGCCGCCCCCTCGCCGTCTTCATGCCCGCGCCGGGAGAGCGCCGCGGGCCCGTGATCCGCATCCTCGACATCCGAAGGAGAAAGAGATGA
- a CDS encoding glycosyltransferase family 2 protein, which produces MNSLSIVVPAFNEARTIRGVVERLLALKLPVRLELLVVDDGSTDGTADALSVLRDARLKVLRHPKNRGKGAAVRTALEQATGDYLLVQDADLEYDPEDIPRLLELAAAGAPAVYGSRILRTENPASYRRYYWGGRFISLWTSLLFLTRITDEPTCYKLVRTELLRSLDLQCTGFEFCPEVTAKLLKRGHLIVETPIRYRPRSIEEGKKIRWKDGVIALWTLLKIRLVG; this is translated from the coding sequence GTGAACTCGCTGAGCATCGTCGTGCCCGCCTTCAACGAGGCCCGCACGATCCGCGGGGTCGTCGAGCGTCTGCTCGCGCTCAAGCTCCCGGTGCGCCTGGAGCTCCTCGTCGTCGACGACGGCTCCACCGACGGCACGGCCGACGCCCTCTCCGTCCTGCGCGACGCTCGCCTGAAGGTCCTGCGCCATCCGAAGAACCGCGGGAAGGGCGCGGCGGTGCGCACGGCCCTCGAGCAGGCCACCGGAGACTATCTCCTGGTCCAGGACGCCGACCTCGAGTACGACCCCGAGGACATCCCCCGCCTCCTCGAGCTCGCGGCGGCGGGCGCCCCGGCGGTCTACGGTTCGCGCATCCTCCGCACCGAGAACCCGGCCTCCTACCGGCGCTATTACTGGGGCGGGCGCTTCATCTCGCTGTGGACGAGCCTCCTCTTCCTGACCCGCATCACCGACGAGCCGACCTGCTACAAGCTCGTGCGCACCGAGCTGCTGCGCTCGCTCGACCTCCAGTGCACGGGCTTCGAGTTCTGCCCGGAGGTGACCGCCAAGCTGCTCAAGCGCGGGCACCTCATCGTCGAGACCCCCATCCGCTACCGGCCCCGCTCCATCGAGGAAGGCAAGAAGATCCGATGGAAGGACGGGGTCATCGCCCTGTGGACGCTGCTCAAGATCCGACTCGTCGGCTGA
- a CDS encoding glycosyltransferase family 39 protein produces the protein MDAAQDPTRRLIAAVPARAWWLGTFLCALAVRLAWLWVWQSRGFTDRFGYDPYFTIANFWHGWGPPWLDVTHPPAFPFWIYLLLGVLGRPSLLAVQLANVLLSSASPLLLGLWTRRAFGETPARLAGLWAAFDPLLVFFAVQPQSEPFFVFVELCFFLALQAALASPSALGALGTGLLGGLASLTRSVFGPFAPFLAAALLWPRRREPRAWALAGLLALGWAAGPSLWGMRNLRIHGRFIPLAVNGGWNLWEGFTLDREEVRRRPYAMTEEAVAAGLDPRDAAATGEYFARKTKTFMREHPGAAARIVAGKFFLYWRPWPYDPHDPRVRAVLAAYFSVLFLLAALGAWAVRRSAAAAPVFALFVTLSLLHSVFFTSLRYRTPLEPFLVVFAAAGALRLLGRRPEDA, from the coding sequence GTGGACGCTGCTCAAGATCCGACTCGTCGGCTGATCGCGGCCGTCCCCGCCCGCGCTTGGTGGCTGGGGACCTTCCTCTGCGCGCTGGCCGTGCGCCTGGCCTGGCTCTGGGTCTGGCAGAGCCGCGGCTTCACCGACCGCTTCGGCTACGACCCCTACTTCACGATCGCCAACTTCTGGCACGGCTGGGGGCCGCCGTGGCTCGACGTGACGCACCCGCCGGCCTTCCCCTTCTGGATCTACCTGCTCCTCGGAGTCCTCGGCCGGCCGAGCCTCCTCGCGGTGCAGCTCGCCAACGTCCTGCTCTCGAGCGCGAGTCCTCTGCTGCTCGGGCTCTGGACGCGGCGCGCCTTCGGCGAGACCCCCGCCCGGCTCGCCGGCCTCTGGGCCGCCTTCGACCCGCTCCTCGTCTTCTTCGCCGTCCAGCCGCAGTCGGAGCCCTTCTTCGTCTTCGTCGAGCTCTGCTTCTTCCTCGCGCTGCAGGCCGCGCTCGCCTCGCCCTCGGCCCTGGGGGCCCTCGGCACGGGACTCCTCGGCGGACTGGCCTCGCTGACGCGCAGCGTCTTCGGCCCCTTCGCGCCGTTCCTCGCCGCGGCGCTGCTCTGGCCGCGCCGGCGCGAGCCGCGCGCCTGGGCGCTCGCCGGACTCCTCGCGCTGGGCTGGGCGGCCGGCCCCTCGCTCTGGGGCATGCGGAACCTGCGCATCCACGGCCGCTTCATCCCGCTCGCCGTCAACGGCGGCTGGAACCTCTGGGAGGGCTTCACGCTCGACCGCGAGGAGGTGCGCCGGCGGCCCTACGCGATGACGGAGGAGGCCGTGGCCGCCGGGCTCGACCCGCGCGACGCCGCGGCGACCGGCGAATACTTCGCGCGCAAGACGAAGACGTTCATGCGCGAGCACCCCGGAGCGGCCGCGCGCATCGTCGCCGGGAAGTTCTTCCTCTACTGGCGACCTTGGCCCTACGACCCGCACGACCCCCGCGTGCGCGCCGTGCTGGCCGCCTATTTCAGCGTCCTCTTCCTCCTCGCCGCGCTCGGGGCCTGGGCCGTGCGCCGCTCGGCGGCCGCGGCGCCGGTCTTCGCGCTCTTCGTCACCCTTTCACTGCTCCACTCCGTCTTCTTCACCTCGCTGCGCTACCGCACGCCGCTGGAGCCCTTCCTCGTCGTGTTCGCCGCGGCGGGAGCCCTGCGCCTGCTGGGCCGACGGCCGGAGGACGCATGA
- a CDS encoding glycosyltransferase family 2 protein has translation MSAPFFSVIVPSYNRARMLRSALETVRWQDCPDWECFVVDDGSTDDTAAVLDACAGDARFRVIRSPKNEGMNASRNKALREARGRFVTFLDSDDLWLPGRLAAFRTRAEQGPEAGFLFSNAWLLRFDRVVGLLFDPAREVPEGPVPGHYAIGEGRLPYVTTNVAIRRDAFERWGLFRTEMKTLDTELFARFLREGLPVAVLREPLSVRRMHEGQLTVRWEENFQEAMTALTASGADEAETRRLRAQIACEMAGYLLKGGRPDEVRPFLRRELGAGAASRPEWWFSYAPAALLRALKSARALWLKTRFHPAFAPISYGDVLSKVEPLLRKEVD, from the coding sequence ATGAGCGCCCCGTTCTTCTCGGTCATCGTGCCTTCCTACAACCGCGCGCGCATGCTGCGCAGCGCGCTCGAGACCGTGCGCTGGCAGGACTGCCCCGACTGGGAGTGCTTCGTCGTCGACGACGGCTCCACCGACGACACCGCCGCCGTCCTCGACGCCTGCGCCGGCGACGCGCGTTTCCGCGTCATCCGCTCGCCGAAGAACGAGGGGATGAACGCTTCGCGCAACAAGGCCCTGCGCGAGGCGCGCGGGCGCTTCGTCACCTTCCTCGACTCCGACGACCTCTGGCTCCCGGGAAGGCTCGCCGCCTTCCGCACGCGCGCCGAGCAGGGACCCGAGGCCGGCTTCCTCTTCTCCAACGCATGGCTGCTGCGCTTCGACCGGGTCGTCGGCCTCCTCTTCGACCCCGCGCGCGAGGTCCCGGAAGGGCCCGTCCCGGGCCACTACGCGATCGGGGAAGGACGCCTGCCCTACGTGACCACCAACGTGGCCATCCGCCGCGACGCCTTCGAGCGCTGGGGTCTCTTCCGCACGGAGATGAAGACGCTCGACACGGAGCTCTTCGCCCGCTTCCTGCGCGAGGGCCTGCCGGTCGCCGTGCTGCGCGAGCCGCTCTCCGTGCGCCGCATGCACGAGGGACAGTTGACCGTGCGCTGGGAGGAGAACTTCCAGGAGGCCATGACGGCGCTCACGGCCTCCGGGGCCGACGAGGCCGAGACACGGCGGCTGCGCGCCCAGATCGCCTGCGAGATGGCCGGCTACCTGCTCAAAGGCGGACGCCCCGACGAGGTCCGTCCGTTCCTGCGCCGGGAGCTCGGCGCCGGCGCCGCCTCCCGCCCCGAATGGTGGTTCAGCTACGCGCCTGCCGCGCTCCTGCGTGCGCTCAAGTCCGCGCGGGCCCTCTGGCTGAAGACGCGCTTCCACCCGGCGTTCGCGCCGATATCGTACGGGGACGTCCTGTCGAAGGTGGAGCCGCTGCTGAGGAAGGAAGTCGACTAG
- the wecB gene encoding UDP-N-acetylglucosamine 2-epimerase (non-hydrolyzing), whose product MRILHVVGARPNFMKAAPVLKALAARGHEQLLVHTGQHYDANMSELFFRQLGLPAPDVNLEVGSGSHGAQTAQVMERLEPVLLERRPELVLVYGDVNSTVAAALLCAKMPLPVGHVEAGLRSFDRAMPEEVNRIVTDQVADLLFTPSADADENLRREGVAATKIRRVGNVMIDTLVGLLPQACRPDLPGLPERSVLVTLHRPSNVDDPTTFARIFKTLDAAARKAPVVFPVHPRTRRRMEGLGLKPSSEAFHLLEPLGYLEFLALQKTALAVVTDSGGVQEETTFLGVPCLTVRENTERPVTIETGTNLLVGQDMEKLERELGRILEGRGKKGEVPPLWDGRASERIAEAVARWQSGR is encoded by the coding sequence GTGAGGATCCTCCACGTCGTCGGCGCGCGGCCGAATTTCATGAAGGCCGCCCCGGTGCTCAAGGCGCTCGCGGCCCGCGGCCACGAGCAGCTGCTCGTGCACACCGGTCAGCACTACGACGCCAACATGTCGGAGCTCTTCTTCCGGCAGCTCGGCCTGCCGGCGCCCGACGTCAACCTCGAGGTGGGCTCGGGCTCCCACGGCGCCCAGACCGCGCAGGTCATGGAGCGTCTCGAGCCCGTCCTCCTCGAGCGCCGCCCCGAGCTCGTGCTCGTCTACGGCGACGTGAACTCGACGGTCGCCGCCGCTCTGCTCTGCGCGAAGATGCCGCTGCCCGTGGGGCACGTCGAGGCGGGGCTGCGCTCCTTCGACCGCGCGATGCCCGAGGAGGTCAACCGCATCGTCACCGACCAGGTGGCCGACCTGCTCTTCACCCCCTCCGCCGACGCCGATGAGAATCTGCGGCGCGAGGGCGTCGCCGCGACCAAGATCCGCCGGGTCGGCAACGTGATGATCGACACCCTGGTCGGGCTCCTCCCCCAGGCATGCCGGCCCGACCTCCCGGGACTGCCGGAGCGCAGCGTGCTGGTCACCCTGCACCGGCCCTCGAACGTCGACGATCCGACGACCTTCGCCCGCATCTTCAAGACCCTCGACGCCGCCGCGCGCAAGGCGCCGGTCGTCTTCCCGGTGCACCCGCGCACGCGCCGGCGCATGGAGGGGCTCGGCCTGAAGCCCTCGAGCGAGGCCTTCCACCTTCTCGAGCCGCTCGGCTATCTCGAGTTCCTCGCGCTTCAGAAGACGGCGCTCGCCGTCGTCACCGACTCGGGCGGCGTGCAGGAGGAGACGACCTTCCTCGGCGTGCCCTGCCTCACCGTGCGCGAGAACACCGAGCGGCCGGTCACCATCGAGACCGGGACCAACCTCCTCGTCGGCCAGGACATGGAGAAGCTCGAGCGGGAGCTCGGGCGCATCCTCGAGGGGCGGGGCAAGAAGGGCGAGGTGCCTCCGCTCTGGGACGGGCGGGCCTCCGAGCGCATCGCCGAGGCCGTCGCCCGCTGGCAGTCCGGCCGCTAG
- a CDS encoding transposase, which yields MAKWDGGHFEGAILHVTTRGNGGKTVFEDDADVEIFMRGLEKSKHKFGFDLFAYCLMPNHLHLLLRVLQNPVWKVMHSVLMRYAKAFNRRRGVRGHLFEDNYYPVLCERDEQFMEMVRYIHLNPVRAGLAGMPGDWRWSSWAALAEGVPDPLIDEAFVLGIFGTETERARAELRRFVLSGMARPREEERIYAPGLRAPWMGTA from the coding sequence ATGGCGAAGTGGGATGGCGGGCATTTCGAGGGAGCGATTCTTCATGTTACTACCCGTGGGAACGGCGGGAAGACGGTTTTCGAGGATGATGCGGATGTCGAGATCTTTATGCGCGGGCTGGAGAAGTCGAAGCATAAGTTCGGATTCGATTTGTTCGCATATTGCCTGATGCCGAACCACCTTCATTTGCTCTTGAGGGTCTTGCAAAACCCCGTCTGGAAGGTGATGCATTCGGTTCTCATGCGCTATGCAAAAGCCTTCAATCGGCGGCGCGGTGTTCGTGGGCATCTGTTCGAAGACAATTACTATCCGGTGTTATGCGAGCGGGATGAGCAGTTCATGGAGATGGTGCGGTATATCCACTTGAACCCCGTGCGGGCGGGGTTGGCGGGGATGCCTGGGGATTGGCGGTGGTCCAGCTGGGCGGCTTTGGCGGAGGGGGTGCCGGACCCGCTCATCGATGAGGCGTTCGTGCTCGGGATCTTCGGCACGGAGACTGAGCGGGCGCGGGCGGAACTGCGGCGCTTCGTCCTCAGCGGGATGGCGCGGCCGCGCGAGGAGGAGCGGATCTATGCTCCCGGCCTGAGGGCTCCCTGGATGGGGACCGCCTGA
- a CDS encoding NAD-dependent epimerase/dehydratase family protein, which translates to MKQVLVTGGAGAIGRNLVDALLRERGTAVTVLDDGSSGRLDLVPKRARLVRGDVADERLLARVLRTPFQEIYHLAAFFANQNSVDHPVRDFRTNALGTVLLLDAASRLRGLRALAFASTSSLTGDLEEGLVDGFSTPYMASKYAGELCGRWYRAARGVPLRVLRYYNCYGPGEFPGRYRNVVINFIDLALRGLPLPVTGTGRETRDFTFVDDIVRGTLLVARSRRVDPRRVYALGTGKETAIVDLARTINRLVGSTVPLERKPQRGWDRTRRRRADWSLARRHAGYRPRVDLETGLERTIAWYCRETGR; encoded by the coding sequence ATGAAACAGGTACTTGTGACGGGCGGGGCGGGGGCGATCGGGCGCAACCTCGTGGACGCGCTGCTGCGCGAGCGGGGCACGGCGGTGACGGTGCTCGACGACGGCAGCTCGGGGCGGCTCGACCTCGTCCCGAAGCGCGCACGGCTCGTGCGCGGCGACGTGGCCGACGAGCGCCTGCTGGCGCGGGTCCTGCGCACGCCCTTTCAGGAGATCTACCACCTGGCCGCCTTCTTCGCCAACCAGAACTCCGTCGACCATCCCGTGCGCGACTTCCGCACCAACGCCCTCGGGACCGTGCTGCTGCTCGACGCCGCATCGCGCCTGCGCGGGCTCCGGGCCCTGGCCTTCGCCTCCACCTCCTCGCTCACGGGCGACCTGGAGGAGGGGCTCGTCGACGGCTTCAGCACCCCTTACATGGCCTCGAAGTACGCCGGAGAGCTCTGCGGCCGCTGGTACCGCGCCGCGCGCGGCGTGCCGCTGCGGGTCCTGCGCTACTACAACTGCTACGGGCCGGGGGAGTTCCCCGGCCGCTACCGCAACGTCGTCATCAACTTCATCGACCTCGCGCTGCGCGGCCTGCCCCTGCCGGTGACCGGCACGGGACGGGAGACCCGCGACTTCACCTTCGTCGACGACATCGTGCGCGGGACGCTGCTCGTCGCGCGCTCGCGCCGCGTCGACCCGCGCCGCGTCTACGCCCTCGGCACCGGGAAGGAGACGGCCATCGTCGACCTGGCCCGGACGATCAACCGCCTCGTCGGCAGCACCGTCCCGCTCGAGCGCAAGCCCCAGCGCGGCTGGGACCGCACGCGGCGGCGGCGCGCCGACTGGTCGCTCGCCCGCCGCCACGCGGGCTACCGCCCCAGGGTGGACCTCGAGACGGGCCTGGAGCGCACGATCGCCTGGTACTGCCGGGAGACGGGAAGGTAG
- a CDS encoding glycosyltransferase family 1 protein — MRIGLEITGALAGGGYRRYNECLLQALAEVGPQHEYVVFGAYWRGFPERGDALRIPKLPNFRTEFRRLPQCLLYPAEEYLGLRWHENFLERLGVQVVHGLGTRTPPLERIPSTITLHFSGLWDFKGVWNKFYFEKLTERSVRQSAKIISISEHCARECTKAWGTPNEKFAIIPYGGPEPHFAPSGRPPKDPPYFLFVGMTRPQKRPRLLVEAFCRMKARRPDLRHRLVFAGAPGEDQAWLEHRLEQTGMRMHADFLGLVPQDRVHTLFQDAYACVCPSTEEGFALPAAEAMACGTPVIGVNAGALPETIGEAGLLPAPDPDALADAMERVAMDPALRARLAERGLERVKLFSWQEAARRTLAVYEELLAGAR, encoded by the coding sequence GTGCGCATCGGCCTGGAGATCACCGGGGCGCTCGCCGGCGGCGGCTACCGCCGCTACAACGAGTGCCTCCTCCAGGCGCTCGCCGAGGTCGGTCCCCAGCACGAGTACGTCGTCTTCGGCGCCTACTGGCGCGGCTTCCCCGAGCGCGGCGACGCGCTGCGCATCCCGAAGCTCCCCAACTTCCGCACCGAGTTCCGCCGCCTGCCGCAGTGCCTGCTCTACCCCGCCGAGGAGTACCTCGGACTGCGCTGGCATGAGAACTTCCTCGAAAGGCTCGGCGTGCAGGTCGTCCACGGCCTGGGCACGCGGACCCCGCCGCTCGAACGCATCCCCTCGACGATCACCCTGCACTTCTCGGGCCTCTGGGACTTCAAGGGCGTCTGGAACAAGTTCTACTTCGAGAAGCTCACCGAGCGCTCGGTGCGCCAGTCGGCGAAGATCATCTCCATCTCCGAACACTGCGCGCGCGAGTGCACGAAGGCCTGGGGGACGCCGAACGAGAAGTTCGCCATCATCCCCTATGGCGGTCCCGAGCCGCACTTCGCGCCCTCGGGCCGCCCGCCGAAGGACCCTCCCTACTTCCTGTTCGTCGGCATGACCCGCCCGCAGAAGCGGCCGCGCCTCCTCGTCGAGGCCTTCTGCCGCATGAAGGCACGCCGCCCCGACCTGCGCCACCGCCTCGTCTTCGCGGGAGCGCCGGGCGAAGACCAGGCCTGGCTCGAGCACCGACTCGAGCAGACGGGCATGCGGATGCACGCCGACTTCCTCGGCCTCGTCCCGCAGGACCGCGTGCACACGCTCTTCCAGGACGCCTACGCCTGCGTCTGCCCCTCCACCGAGGAGGGCTTCGCGCTCCCCGCGGCCGAGGCGATGGCCTGCGGGACCCCGGTCATCGGCGTCAACGCCGGGGCGCTGCCCGAGACCATCGGCGAGGCCGGCCTGCTCCCGGCGCCCGACCCCGATGCGCTCGCCGATGCCATGGAACGCGTCGCGATGGACCCCGCCCTGCGCGCGCGCCTCGCCGAGAGGGGCCTGGAGCGCGTGAAGCTCTTCTCCTGGCAGGAAGCCGCGCGCCGCACCCTCGCCGTCTACGAGGAGCTGCTCGCGGGGGCTCGATGA